In a single window of the Nicotiana tomentosiformis chromosome 8, ASM39032v3, whole genome shotgun sequence genome:
- the LOC138897437 gene encoding uncharacterized protein: MWEDSREEGSSLTRWSEFANAFINLFLPVETKAARAAEFESLKQGSISVWEYHMRFTRLSKYAIYMLPTMEARLRRFVQGLSLLVINEAATAALNSDINYGKMVAFSQATKTRKLKNKMERESSSKARFTGNFGGSSGGGGGRSTYRGGSSGPSQSFAQSSVSAPPSGPDTDAEALTLESIPIVNEFPEVFPDELPGIPPDREIDFGIDVMPGTQPISIPPYTMAPIKLKELKEQLKDLLDKGFIRPSVSP, translated from the exons atgtgggaggactcccgtgaggagggaagctctctgacgaggtggagtgagtttgccaaTGCTTTTATTAATCTTTTCTTGCCTGttgagactaaggcagcccgtgccgccGAGTTTGAGAGCTTGAAACAAGGTAGCAtaagtgtgtgggagtatcacatgagATTCACGCgcctgtccaaatatgccatctacatgttgcccactatggaggctagattgcgccggtttgtacagggccttagccttttggttattaatgaggccgctacagctgccttaaATTCTGATataaactatggtaagatggtggcattttctcaagccacaaaGACCCGTAAACTGAAGAATAAAATGGAGCGTGAGAGCAGCAGCAAGGCCCGATTCACGGGAaattttggtggttcttctggtggtggtggtggtaggtcaacatacaggggagggtcatcagggccgtcccagtcttttgctcagtcttcagtcagtgcacCGCCATCGGGGCCTG acaccgatgctgaggcacttACACTTGAGTCTATACCTATTGTAaatgaatttccggaggtctttccggatgagctccctgggatcccaccagacagggagattgattttgggattgatgtgatgccaggcacacaacctatatctattccaccctacacaATGGCACCGAtaaaattgaaggagctaaaggagcaATTAAAAGATTTGTtagataagggtttcatccggccaagtgtgtcacctTGA